The sequence ACTAAAACAAAAGACGCTTCTTTGAATTGGCGATTCGGCGTCGTTGTCAATTTTTAGAGATGCCCTTAAGAAATACCCAATGGAACGTTTAAAAAAAGAACGAACTGTAAACAATGTATTCGTCGGCAACCAATCTGATAGCCACTGCCAAACGTTTTCGTGCCCCGAGAGACCGCTATCGGCTAGGAGCGGACATTAATTAAGTCGCCATGGCACGAACTTACGAGCACCTAGCGACCTTAGGCAACGAATTTAATAGCTTTGCAAGCGTCGAAATGACTAATCAAAAATAGACGATTGTAAATCATTAAACACTTTCATATTTTTTGTAACGTATTCTGAAAGGTTGAGCTTAAATGTTTCAGGGTTAATGCTTGTTTTAAGGCCACAAATATTTTTAATTTTCCCCGTTGCATCCTTTAAATTTTGGTTTTCAATGTCAGTTACCAGCGCATCATAAGACTTTCCGTCAAAAACTAGGCTGTTTTTACTACAGTAGTTAACAAGAACTTCTTTATCGTACAGGTAGTTTTCAATTTCCCACCTTTTTAGAACTCTATGGTTTTTAGGATTGTTTTTAAGGTATTGAAGCCTATCCATCTCGGTCGTCTTTTTCCCTGACGCCATATCTCTATCTTTTAGAACAAGTATCTCTAACTCAGAAATCACTTTGCTAATAATAGAAATAGCTATTTCACTTCGTTGGTCAAGCTCTGTATTCCCTCCACTAGATACAAATAAAGTGTCATGATGTGAATCAGAAAATATCTTATTATATACTTGAGCATCCAATCCTCTCTCCATCCCGCCAGCAGCAGGTGCATCTCTCCCCTCGCAATATACGATCACCTTAGGACATACGAGACTGGCTAGGTCATCAAGTGCTATTTCAAAAATATCTTTCCATGCTACTCTTGATGTTTTCATTGGAGTTAATGTACATGGCTTTGAGGCAAGTTCTTGGTCATCATGAAACTGAATAACCTGACACTTACCTTTTAACTCATCTTGCAGTGCGCGTAAGAACCCTATGCTATGAGTAGTAATCCAAATTTGACAGTCCTCACCTACTAAACGGTCAATTTCAATTAGCAGGTTTTTCTGGATGCTCGTATTAATATGTAGCTCAGGTTCATCCAATAAAAATATTGTCTCACTATACTCTTCCCGTCTTAAGTAAAGATCTAACAATATATCCACTACCTCTTTTTCTCCTGAAGAAAGAACATTGAATTCGAATTCTGTGGGGTGATCAGTTTTTTTAAAGTACAAGGTGCCCTGGGAAGCTTCAATACTGCCAATACTAGAAATTTCCAATGATAGGCATTTGCTTAAGGATGAATTAATATCACCGATTATTTTTGATTTCGCAGAGCTCGGGGCGCAATCTACATCATTCATATATTTATTGTACTTTACATAAAGTCGACGGTAGTTCTCTTCCATTTTATCGTCAAGATCAGAAGCAGAGGTTGCGCCATAATTATTCAACCTTATTTCTGGAGTCGCTCTTGTTTCCTTAACCTTCAAGTTATTGTTTTACCGATAGGGACTACGAAATGAAAAAAGTGTATTTTCTTTCCCCTTTGCCGCCTTCAAATTCCTGACAGTCTGATAATTACCGGTATCAAACTCAATCTCTACATTTGTGTAGTCGTAATTGGTAGTTTGATTCATAGAATGGTAATTATGATCTTTATTACCTTTGCTTCCAATACATCCATGCGCATTATGGTGAAATAATATTCCATCAAGCACACTACTCTTTCCGCAACCATTTGGTCCGACAAGTGCAACAACTCGCTTAGGGGTGCCAAGGTCGATCGTCAAATCAAAAAACCTTTTGTAGCCATTTTTCAATCGTAATTTCTTAATCTTCATCTATATTCCCTAACTTTTAGATTTAGCTTTCGTTTATGGTTTGTTGGGCAGCATTTGTATTTTCAGGTGACTGGCCGGATGTTGACTATTGCCTGTGTCCGCTTCTAGCCAAATCCGGTCCTTCGAAATCTAACACTGTCCATCAGATAATGCCTGAGTTATTGCAAATAAAACAGGGGACAGCCTTCAAAAGGCTCCCCCCATTTTTTTCAAACTATTTTTTCTGCGAGCCTGCAATTCTTACGAACACCCCGATGTCGCGCCGCAGGTCAGGCACTTGAGGCAGGTCCCATTGCGCACCAGGGTCAATTGACCGCATTCATTGCAGGGGTCGCCTTCATATCCTTTCAACCGGGCAATGGCCACTGTGGAAACTGTTTTCACTTTCACCTGCACCCCGTTTCCGGCCAGCGGCGCTTTGTCAAGCAGCTGACTGCCGTTCCCGGTTGTTCTTAGAACCACCTCAGGCACTGCATGGCCATTACCGTTGCCTGCGCCGTTGGAAATTTTAGGTTCATCCTTCTCCTCAGCCTGTTTATCTATTTGTCCGATGGCATCGCTGCGGAGATCGTCCGGGGTCACTTGCGCCAGATCATTCCGGCCCAGGTAGTTGATGGCCAGTTCCCTGAAAATATAATCAATGGTGGAAGTCGCCATGGTGATTCTGTCATTCCCCGTGACAAAGCCGTTCGGCTCGAACCGGGTGAAGACAAAAGCGTCTGTAAACTCTTCAAGCGGAACGCCATGTTGCAGACCCAGCGAAATGGATATGGCAAAACAGTTCATCAGACTGCGGAAGGCCGCGCCCTCCTTGTGCATATCGACGAATATTTCACCCAGAGAACCATCTTTATACTCACCGGTTCGCAGATAGACCTTGTGACCGCCGATGGATGCCTTTTGCGTGTATCCCTGCCTGCGATGCGGCAGAGGTTTGCGTTTATGCTCTCGAACCATTTGCACGATCTTTTCGGCAATGACTATCGGTTCCTTTTCTTCCACAAGCTCCATTTTCAAATGACTGAAATCTTCGCTGGCCATGCTGTTCAAAGGCTGACTCAATTTGGAGCCATCCCGGTAAACGGCGGTCCCTTTCAGCATCAGTTTCCAGCTCAGCATATGCGCTTTCTCCACGTCCTTGATGGTCGCGTGGTTGGGCATATTGATGGTTTTGGAAATGGCGCCGGAAAGGAACGGTTGAGCG comes from Nitrospinota bacterium and encodes:
- a CDS encoding AAA family ATPase, producing MKVKETRATPEIRLNNYGATSASDLDDKMEENYRRLYVKYNKYMNDVDCAPSSAKSKIIGDINSSLSKCLSLEISSIGSIEASQGTLYFKKTDHPTEFEFNVLSSGEKEVVDILLDLYLRREEYSETIFLLDEPELHINTSIQKNLLIEIDRLVGEDCQIWITTHSIGFLRALQDELKGKCQVIQFHDDQELASKPCTLTPMKTSRVAWKDIFEIALDDLASLVCPKVIVYCEGRDAPAAGGMERGLDAQVYNKIFSDSHHDTLFVSSGGNTELDQRSEIAISIISKVISELEILVLKDRDMASGKKTTEMDRLQYLKNNPKNHRVLKRWEIENYLYDKEVLVNYCSKNSLVFDGKSYDALVTDIENQNLKDATGKIKNICGLKTSINPETFKLNLSEYVTKNMKVFNDLQSSIFD
- a CDS encoding AAA family ATPase, encoding MKIKKLRLKNGYKRFFDLTIDLGTPKRVVALVGPNGCGKSSVLDGILFHHNAHGCIGSKGNKDHNYHSMNQTTNYDYTNVEIEFDTGNYQTVRNLKAAKGKENTLFSFRSPYR